In Pseudorca crassidens isolate mPseCra1 chromosome 13, mPseCra1.hap1, whole genome shotgun sequence, the following proteins share a genomic window:
- the OOEP gene encoding oocyte-expressed protein homolog, with the protein MVDDAGAVEARGDGLLGFPFTPPRIRSRPWWFPVQELRNPLVFSLEAWLADSIFGPDRAVVPEMEWMSQALLTVDAVHAGKLVEITVFGRPAVQRRVKSVLLSLASSHREQRARAEKMEQLEEFLKAQAPGPQVPQSPVA; encoded by the exons ATGGTCGACGACGCGGGCGCCGTCGAGGCCCGGGGGGACGGGCTGCTGGGGTTCCCATTTACGCCGCCACGGATTCGCTCCCGGCCGTGGTGGTTTCCTGTGCAGGAGCTGAGGAACCCGCTGGTGTTTTCTTTGGAGGCGTGGCTGGCAGACTCGATCTTCG GCCCGGACCGAGCCGTGGTTCCGGAAATGGAGTGGATGAGCCAGGCCCTGCTGACGGTGGACGCAGTTCACGCCGGGAAGTTGGTGGAAATCACCGTCTTCGGGCGGCCAGCTGTCCAGCGCCGGGTGAAGAGCGTGCTCCTGAGCCTGGCGTCGAGTCACCGGGAGCAGCGCGCCCGAG CTGAGAAGATGGAACAACTCGAGGAGTTCTTGAAGGCCCAGGCACCAGGTCCCCAGGTCCCCCAGAGTCCTGTTGCATAA